From one Luteolibacter sp. SL250 genomic stretch:
- a CDS encoding phosphoribosylformylglycinamidine synthase, producing MNRIFVEKKPGFDVEARHLLHDLRESLDLPDLAEVRIIQRYDIDGLTDAEFQAASKAILTEPQMDFSSEFFSLSENETAFGVEYLPGQFDQRADSAAQCVQILTGKERPDVFSSRVYVLAGDLSEGDIARIKAFVINEVDSHEIDVDAPYQRRAISAPADVEVISGFIRLTGTDLFALRRQLGLAMSDADLAFCQTYFRDEEKRDPSITEIRMLDTYWSDHCRHTTFLTKIDKVTFDEEGTAPVQEAWQNYLATREKLGRTEKPVTLMDIALIGMRELKASGELDNLEVSEEVNAASIVVPVSIDGKPEEEWLVMFKNETHNHPTEIEPFGGAATCLGGCIRDPLSGRSYVYQAMRVTGAADPLTPFADTLPGKLPQKKICQTAAAGYSSYGNQIGLATGQVAEVYHPGYVAKRLEIGAVVAAAPRANVFRGTPAPGDVILLIGGRTGRDGVGGATGSSKEHTDTALENSAEVQKGDAPTERKIQRLFRNPELTRKIKICNDFGAGGVSVAIGEIAPSLVINLDAVPKKYDGLDGTELAISESQERMAVCVDPSEIAYFIAEADKENLECVHVADVTGDGRLVMIWRGKTLVDLSRAFLDTNGVQQTAEIHVAEASCISSLPDRPVPSSLTEALSSLNVASQKGLGERFDGSVGAGTVLWPFGGEHQLTPPDAMVAKLPLLEGQTDVATFMSWAYDPYISSASPFHGAVYAVTESVCKAVAAGARLSDVRLTLQEYFPKLGTNPSRWGLPFAALLGAFQAQHKLRLAAIGGKDSMSGSFNELDVPPTLVSFALAPGDAKLALSPEFKKAGSTVSLVEVPLHEYGMPDFDALKATAEALHQANKEGKILSMKALGSAGLSPAIAICCFGNGIGFSGSFENAFGGRHFSFLIEHQYDLPEALGAQKLGQTTKESSFILNGESQPLADLQAAWTGKLEPVYPSKPAEESGAELPEIPLDPIFQIRNRTSPIARPKVLIPAFPGTNSEYDSAKAFNEAGAASEILVFRNLTAKHVEESLDALAAQIRASQILFIPGGFSAGDEPDGSGKFIATVLRSPRVADAVMDLLKNRDGLILGVCNGFQALIKTGLVPYGEIRDSEPNAPTLAHNDIARHISCYAYTKVISSRSPWLAQTQPGDIHRIPLSHGEGKFHATPETIAELVANGQVATQYCDANGVPSLDPFITPNGSIAAIEGITSPCGRVFGKMGHTERAGKHVARNIPGNKHQPIFSGGVAYYA from the coding sequence GGTGACCTTTCCGAAGGCGACATCGCCCGGATCAAGGCGTTCGTCATCAATGAGGTGGACTCCCATGAGATCGACGTGGACGCACCCTACCAGCGCCGCGCCATCTCCGCCCCGGCGGACGTGGAGGTCATCAGCGGCTTCATCCGGCTCACCGGCACGGATCTTTTCGCACTGCGCCGCCAGCTCGGCCTGGCCATGTCGGACGCGGACCTCGCGTTCTGCCAGACCTATTTCCGGGATGAGGAGAAGCGCGACCCCAGCATCACGGAGATCCGCATGCTGGACACCTACTGGTCCGACCACTGCCGCCACACCACCTTCCTGACGAAGATCGACAAGGTGACCTTCGACGAGGAAGGCACGGCCCCCGTGCAGGAGGCATGGCAGAACTACCTGGCCACCCGGGAGAAGCTGGGCCGCACGGAAAAGCCGGTCACTCTCATGGACATCGCGCTCATCGGAATGCGCGAGTTGAAGGCCTCCGGCGAACTGGACAACCTGGAAGTTTCCGAGGAAGTCAACGCCGCCTCCATCGTGGTGCCCGTCAGCATCGACGGAAAGCCGGAGGAAGAGTGGCTCGTCATGTTCAAGAACGAGACGCACAACCACCCGACGGAGATCGAGCCGTTCGGCGGTGCCGCCACCTGCCTTGGCGGCTGCATCCGTGACCCGCTTTCCGGACGTTCCTACGTCTATCAGGCGATGCGCGTGACCGGTGCCGCGGATCCCCTCACCCCGTTCGCGGACACCCTGCCGGGCAAGCTGCCGCAGAAGAAGATCTGCCAGACCGCCGCCGCCGGTTATTCCTCCTACGGCAACCAGATCGGCCTCGCCACCGGACAGGTCGCGGAAGTGTATCACCCGGGCTACGTCGCGAAGCGGCTGGAGATCGGCGCCGTCGTCGCCGCCGCCCCGCGTGCGAACGTGTTCCGCGGCACGCCTGCTCCAGGCGATGTCATCCTCCTCATCGGCGGACGCACCGGCCGTGATGGTGTCGGTGGTGCCACCGGGTCCTCGAAGGAACACACGGACACCGCTCTGGAAAACTCCGCGGAGGTGCAGAAGGGCGACGCCCCCACCGAACGGAAGATCCAACGCCTTTTCCGCAACCCGGAGCTGACCCGGAAAATCAAAATCTGCAATGACTTCGGCGCGGGCGGTGTTTCCGTCGCCATCGGTGAGATCGCCCCATCGCTGGTGATCAACCTGGATGCGGTGCCGAAGAAGTATGACGGACTGGACGGCACCGAGCTGGCCATTTCCGAATCCCAGGAACGGATGGCCGTCTGCGTCGATCCGTCCGAGATCGCCTACTTCATCGCGGAAGCGGACAAGGAAAACCTCGAGTGCGTGCATGTGGCCGACGTCACCGGCGATGGCCGGCTGGTCATGATCTGGCGCGGCAAGACCCTCGTCGATCTGTCCCGCGCGTTCCTCGACACCAACGGCGTCCAGCAGACCGCTGAGATCCACGTGGCTGAGGCATCCTGCATCAGTTCGTTGCCGGACCGTCCAGTCCCGTCCTCCCTCACGGAGGCGCTCTCCTCCCTCAACGTCGCCTCCCAGAAGGGTCTCGGCGAACGCTTCGACGGTTCCGTGGGTGCGGGCACCGTGCTCTGGCCGTTCGGCGGCGAGCACCAACTCACCCCACCGGACGCGATGGTCGCGAAGCTCCCGCTGCTGGAAGGCCAGACGGATGTGGCCACCTTCATGAGCTGGGCGTATGACCCCTACATTTCCTCCGCCTCGCCGTTCCACGGTGCGGTGTATGCGGTGACGGAATCCGTTTGCAAGGCGGTGGCCGCCGGTGCGCGCCTGTCCGACGTGCGCCTCACCCTCCAGGAATATTTCCCGAAGCTGGGCACGAACCCGAGCCGCTGGGGTCTCCCCTTCGCCGCGCTGCTGGGTGCGTTCCAAGCGCAGCACAAGCTGCGGCTCGCCGCCATCGGCGGAAAGGACTCCATGTCCGGTTCCTTCAATGAACTGGATGTCCCGCCGACGCTCGTTTCCTTCGCGCTGGCCCCGGGTGATGCGAAGCTCGCCCTTTCCCCGGAGTTCAAGAAAGCCGGTTCCACGGTGTCGCTGGTGGAGGTGCCACTCCATGAATACGGCATGCCGGACTTCGACGCGCTCAAGGCAACCGCCGAGGCGCTCCACCAGGCCAACAAGGAAGGAAAGATCCTTTCGATGAAGGCGCTCGGCAGCGCGGGTCTTTCCCCGGCCATCGCCATCTGCTGCTTCGGCAACGGCATCGGTTTCAGCGGCAGTTTCGAGAACGCATTCGGGGGACGTCATTTCTCGTTCCTCATCGAGCATCAATACGATCTGCCGGAAGCGCTGGGCGCGCAGAAGCTCGGCCAGACCACCAAGGAATCTTCATTCATCCTCAACGGCGAATCCCAGCCGCTGGCGGACCTGCAGGCAGCGTGGACCGGCAAACTGGAGCCCGTCTATCCGTCCAAGCCTGCGGAGGAATCCGGAGCGGAACTGCCGGAGATCCCGCTGGATCCCATTTTCCAGATCCGCAACCGCACCTCCCCCATCGCCCGGCCGAAGGTGCTCATCCCCGCCTTCCCCGGCACGAACTCGGAGTATGACTCCGCCAAGGCGTTCAACGAAGCCGGTGCGGCCTCCGAGATCCTGGTGTTCCGCAACCTCACCGCGAAGCACGTGGAGGAGTCCCTGGACGCGCTGGCAGCGCAGATCCGTGCGTCGCAGATCCTCTTTATCCCCGGTGGATTCAGCGCCGGTGACGAGCCGGACGGCTCCGGAAAATTCATCGCCACCGTGCTGCGCAGCCCGCGCGTCGCGGATGCGGTGATGGACCTCCTGAAAAACCGTGACGGCCTCATCCTGGGTGTCTGCAACGGCTTCCAGGCGCTCATCAAGACCGGCCTCGTTCCCTACGGCGAGATCCGTGACTCCGAGCCGAACGCGCCGACGCTGGCCCACAACGACATCGCCCGCCACATCTCCTGCTACGCCTATACGAAGGTCATCAGCAGCCGCAGCCCGTGGCTCGCGCAGACCCAGCCGGGAGACATCCACCGCATCCCCCTCTCCCACGGCGAGGGCAAGTTCCACGCCACCCCGGAAACCATCGCCGAACTCGTCGCCAACGGCCAGGTCGCGACCCAGTACTGCGACGCCAACGGCGTGCCGTCACTGGATCCGTTCATCACGCCGAACGGCTCCATCGCCGCCATCGAGGGCATCACCAGCCCCTGCGGCCGGGTCTTCGGCAAGATGGGCCACACGGAGCGCGCCGGAAAGCATGTCGCCCGGAACATCCCCGGCAACAAGCACCAGCCGATCTTCTCCGGCGGCGTCGCTTACTACGCGTAA
- a CDS encoding flavin reductase family protein — MIELDILGEHLDRAYPILAGLVTPRPIAWVTTLNDDGSVNVAPFSFFNVFGDDPPLVIFAPGDREDGTPKDTALNCARSGEFVVNLVTEDLKKVMNRTSATHPYGVSEVEVENLATAPSSVIAPPRLADASAALECKVHDIQIIGTNRLVLGIVHRVWVKEEFFDTETLRVRGDRFHPVGRMSVPNWYCHTNDLFEMVRPG, encoded by the coding sequence ATGATCGAACTCGATATCCTCGGAGAACACCTGGACCGCGCCTATCCCATCCTCGCCGGGCTGGTCACGCCGCGTCCCATCGCCTGGGTGACCACGCTGAATGACGATGGCTCGGTGAATGTCGCGCCGTTTTCTTTCTTCAATGTCTTCGGGGATGATCCGCCGCTGGTCATCTTCGCCCCCGGTGACCGGGAGGACGGCACGCCGAAGGACACCGCTCTCAACTGCGCCCGTTCCGGTGAGTTCGTGGTGAACCTGGTGACGGAAGATCTGAAGAAAGTGATGAACCGCACCTCCGCCACCCATCCCTATGGCGTCAGTGAGGTGGAGGTGGAGAACCTTGCGACCGCGCCTTCATCGGTCATCGCTCCGCCGCGGCTGGCGGATGCCTCCGCCGCGCTGGAGTGCAAGGTCCATGACATCCAGATCATCGGCACCAACAGGCTGGTGCTGGGCATCGTCCACCGTGTCTGGGTGAAGGAGGAGTTTTTCGATACGGAGACGCTGCGGGTGAGGGGGGATCGCTTCCATCCCGTCGGCCGCATGTCCGTGCCGAACTGGTACTGCCATACGAACGACCTCTTCGAGATGGTGAGGCCGGGGTGA
- a CDS encoding DoxX family membrane protein — protein MNPDLSMAHLLARLALGLNIAMHGLTRIPRFDDFKGYLTKEFAGSPLPEGLIVPSAVGIVAAESVIGVLLLLGLFQRQALIAGGALMLALLFGVCLIWNWNAAGSQMVYVLYFVGLLATLKYDKWSLDARFRKA, from the coding sequence ATGAATCCGGATCTCTCCATGGCCCATCTGCTGGCCCGGCTCGCGCTGGGGCTGAACATCGCGATGCACGGGCTGACCCGCATCCCGCGCTTCGATGATTTCAAGGGCTACCTGACGAAGGAATTCGCGGGTTCCCCGTTGCCGGAGGGTCTCATCGTCCCGTCCGCCGTCGGCATCGTCGCGGCGGAGTCCGTCATCGGCGTGCTGTTGCTGCTCGGGTTGTTCCAGCGGCAGGCGCTCATTGCCGGCGGCGCGCTGATGCTGGCCCTGCTGTTCGGCGTCTGCCTGATCTGGAACTGGAACGCGGCTGGCTCGCAGATGGTCTATGTGCTGTATTTCGTCGGGCTGCTGGCGACGCTGAAGTATGACAAATGGTCGCTCGACGCCCGTTTCAGAAAGGCATGA
- a CDS encoding alginate lyase family protein, with amino-acid sequence MFKATFAALISLMAAVSGAPTTFSIPPTLLEARLSAWKAGDPSVKPAVNQLIRSADKALGMLPSSVMDKKLLPPGGDRHDYYSFGIYWWPDPEKPDGLPYIRKDGVVNPASREGIDSVPFGRTNHAVLTLGLAYFFSGKEAYAAKAAELARVWYLDAGTRMNPNFNHAQAVPGRNDGRGIGLIEASTLPDLMDGIALIRPSEAWTEQDDAGMTEWLGAFYRWLRTSRNGLDQEKASNNHGVYYDVLASHLALYLGKKEEAEKRLRDALVRRVDAQIRPDGKQPHELKRTISFSYTIFNTDAFLQLATLGESVGVDYWNHRGPQGQGLEPAMDLLAPYADREKPWELGQQIKPVGRSSILPFLQQALRYEENPGYRSLLEKHGSEKKDERWRLTR; translated from the coding sequence ATGTTCAAGGCCACCTTTGCCGCTCTTATTTCCCTGATGGCGGCAGTTTCCGGCGCCCCCACCACGTTCAGCATCCCGCCCACACTGCTGGAAGCGAGGCTCAGTGCGTGGAAAGCGGGCGATCCGTCGGTGAAGCCGGCGGTCAACCAACTGATCCGGTCCGCGGACAAGGCGCTGGGGATGCTCCCGTCCTCCGTGATGGACAAGAAGCTCCTGCCTCCCGGCGGAGACAGGCATGACTACTACAGCTTCGGCATCTACTGGTGGCCGGATCCGGAGAAGCCGGATGGACTGCCCTACATCCGCAAGGACGGGGTGGTGAACCCCGCATCACGCGAAGGGATCGACTCCGTCCCGTTCGGGCGCACGAACCATGCGGTGTTGACCTTGGGACTGGCCTATTTTTTCAGCGGAAAGGAAGCCTATGCGGCGAAGGCGGCGGAACTGGCCCGCGTCTGGTATCTGGATGCGGGGACCAGGATGAACCCGAACTTCAACCACGCGCAGGCGGTCCCGGGGAGGAATGACGGGCGGGGGATCGGACTCATCGAGGCGTCCACCCTGCCGGACCTGATGGATGGCATCGCGCTCATACGGCCATCGGAAGCGTGGACGGAGCAGGATGATGCGGGAATGACGGAGTGGCTGGGCGCGTTTTATCGATGGCTGCGCACCAGCAGGAACGGGCTGGACCAGGAGAAGGCATCGAACAACCACGGCGTCTATTATGACGTGCTGGCTTCGCATTTGGCGCTGTATCTCGGAAAGAAGGAGGAGGCGGAGAAGCGCCTCCGGGACGCGCTGGTCAGGAGGGTGGACGCCCAGATCCGGCCGGACGGAAAGCAGCCCCACGAACTGAAGCGGACCATTTCCTTCAGCTACACCATTTTCAACACGGACGCGTTTCTCCAGCTCGCCACGCTGGGGGAATCCGTGGGCGTGGACTACTGGAACCACCGTGGACCGCAGGGACAGGGGCTGGAGCCCGCCATGGACCTGCTGGCCCCGTATGCGGACCGGGAAAAGCCATGGGAGCTGGGACAGCAGATCAAACCCGTCGGACGGTCCTCCATCCTGCCGTTCCTCCAGCAGGCGTTGCGCTACGAAGAAAACCCCGGCTACAGGTCGCTGCTGGAAAAGCACGGCAGCGAGAAGAAAGATGAACGCTGGCGCCTGACGCGGTGA